DNA sequence from the Streptomyces tsukubensis genome:
GTCCGTCGACGACGGGGTACTGCTGAACTACGGGCCGCGGACCGACCAGGTACTGAATTCGCTGGTGGAGCAGTTGCACGGGACGCCGGGCGGCAAGGGGACCGGCGCATGACGACCGTGACCCGGCCCGTCGCGCCCGCCCCGGAGAAGCCGGCGGCAGCCGGAAAGCAGCGGCGCCGGTCCACGACCTGGCTGCTGACCGCAGGTCTGGCGGGCGCCCTGTTCACGGTGGCGCTGGTGTCCGCCGGATACGGCGCGTACGACATCCCCCTCGGTGATGTCGTCGCTTCGGCACAGCACCGGCTCGGACTCGGCGGGCGGCCGCTGGACCGGGTCGGCGAGAGCGTGCTGTGGAACGTCCGGCTGCCGCGCGTGGTGCTGGCGCTGCTGGTCGGCGCGTCCCTCGGCTGCGCCGGGGCGCTGATGCAGGGCGTGTTCGGCAATCCGCTGGCCGAGCCCGGCATCATCGGCATCTCGGCGGGCGCAGCGGTCGGCGCGGTCGCCTCCATCGCGCTGGGCCTGAGCTTCCTCGGCAACTGGACCATCACCGCCTGCGCGTTCACCGCCGGGCTCGCGACCGTGTTCCTCGTCTACTTCATGTCGCGCTCCGGCGGGCGGACCGAGATCGTGACGCTGATCCTCACCGGGGTGGCCGTCAACGCGTTCGCGGGCGCGCTGATCGGGCTCTTCGTCTTCTTCGCCGACAACGCGCAGATCACCCAGATCACGTTCTGGCAGCTCGGTTCGCTCTCCCAGGCGACCTGGCCGAAGGTGCTGGCCGTGCTGCCGTGCACCCTGCTGGGGCTGCTGGTCGCGCCGTTGTACGCCCGCAGGCTGGACCTGCTGGCGCTCGGGGAGCGGCCCGCCCGGCATCTGGGCGTGGACGTGGAGCGGCTGCGGATCACCCTCATCCTGGTGGTGGCGCTGCTGACGGCCGCCGCGGTGGCCGTCGCCGGGATCATCACCTTCGTCGGGCTGCTCGTACCGCATCTGCTGCGGATGGCGAACGGCCCCGGGCACCGGTTCCTCGTCCCCGGCAGCGCACTCGGCGGTGCGCTGATGCTGGCTGCGGGCGATCTCGCGGCTCGTACCGTCGCGGAGCCCGCCGAGCTTCCCCTCGGCGTACTGACCGCGCTCTTCGGCAGCCCGTTCTTCTTCTGGCTGCTCCGCAGGACCCGTCGCAGGCAGGGTGGTTGGGCATGAGGTTCTCCGTACGCGAAAGGCAGCTCCCGGCCCGGCCCGCGCCGGGTGCGGTCCTGGCCGAGGCGCGGGGGGTACGGATCCGGCTCGGCGGCCGTGAGGTGCTCGCGGG
Encoded proteins:
- a CDS encoding FecCD family ABC transporter permease, with amino-acid sequence MTTVTRPVAPAPEKPAAAGKQRRRSTTWLLTAGLAGALFTVALVSAGYGAYDIPLGDVVASAQHRLGLGGRPLDRVGESVLWNVRLPRVVLALLVGASLGCAGALMQGVFGNPLAEPGIIGISAGAAVGAVASIALGLSFLGNWTITACAFTAGLATVFLVYFMSRSGGRTEIVTLILTGVAVNAFAGALIGLFVFFADNAQITQITFWQLGSLSQATWPKVLAVLPCTLLGLLVAPLYARRLDLLALGERPARHLGVDVERLRITLILVVALLTAAAVAVAGIITFVGLLVPHLLRMANGPGHRFLVPGSALGGALMLAAGDLAARTVAEPAELPLGVLTALFGSPFFFWLLRRTRRRQGGWA